One window of the Triticum dicoccoides isolate Atlit2015 ecotype Zavitan chromosome 3B, WEW_v2.0, whole genome shotgun sequence genome contains the following:
- the LOC119280060 gene encoding serpin-Z1-like, whose translation MEPEVAEAARGEAAFSIRALHHIALAAGASASSKNIAVSPVSIHAAVMLLGTAARGATLDEIVAFLGPAGGRAHALLASDVALRVLAHSAGDHGGPKVRFANSVWVDAASARLKADYAGVVADQFRAQAYAASFTTKPEEARRDINRWVQAATAGRIKGFLPQGSVGAGTRVILANALYFKGVWESKFDARLTQQHRFYLLNGGHVRVPFMSSGESQHIACCPEWKVLKLHYAPGRRGVEHLRRHFAMYVYLPNELHGLPSMVRKLASSPELLEAGSMDLRDMVPVRDFRLPKFTVSYKTEATGLLQGLGLRLPFDDDAADFSEMLEDSKGSLVVSNVYHQSLVEVNEEGTEAAATTAVTSMTFTCPAVMSRPVKYVDFVADHPFMFLTKEELTGVVVFAGLVLDPSS comes from the exons ATGGAGCCGGAGGTCGCGGAGGCCGCCCGTGGCGAGGCTGCATTCTCAATACGCGCGCTCCACCACATCGCCCTCGCGGCCGGCGCTAGCGCCAGCAGCAAAAACATTGCCGTGTCCCCGGTCTCCATCCACGCCGCGGTGATGCTCCTTGGTACGGCTGCCCGCGGCGCCACGCTCGACGAGATCGTCGCCTTCCTCGGCCCCGCCGGCGGCCGCGCCCACGCACTGCTCGCGTCGGATGTCGCCCTACGCGTGCTCGCCCACAGCGCCGGCGATCACGGCGGGCCGAAGGTGCGGTTCGCCAACAGTGTCTGGGTCGACGCCGCGTCAGCACGCCTCAAGGCCGACTACGCCGGCGTTGTCGCCGACCAGTTCCGCGCCCAAGCGTACGCAGCGTCCTTCACAACAAAG CCGGAGGAAGCGAGGCGGGACATCAACCGGTGGGTCCAGGCTGCGACGGCAGGGCGGATCAAGGGCTTCCTGCCACAGGGCTCCGTCGGCGCCGGCACGCGGGTCATCCTCGCGAACGCGCTCTACTTCAAGGGCGTCTGGGAGAGCAAGTTCGACGCCCGGCTCACGCAGCAACACAGATTCTACCTGCTCAACGGCGGCCATGTCCGCGTGCCGTTCATGTCGAGTGGCGAGAGCCAGCACATCGCCTGCTGCCCCGAGTGGAAGGTCCTGAAACTTCATTACGCGCCCGGCCGCCGCGGTGTCGAGCACCTGCGGCGGCACTTCGCCATGTACGTCTACCTCCCGAACGAGCTCCACGGCCTGCCGAGCATGGTGCGGAAGCTGGCCTCCAGCCCGGAGCTGCTCGAGGCGGGCTCCATGGACCTGAGAGACATGGTCCCCGTGCGCGACTTCCGGCTGCCAAAGTTCACCGTGTCGTACAAGACGGAGGCGACGGGGCTGCTGCAGGGCCTCGGGCTGCGCCTGCCGTTCGACGACGACGCCGCCGACTTCTCGGAGATGCTGGAGGACTCCAAGGGGTCCCTCGTCGTGTCCAACGTCTACCACCAGTCCCTGGTGGAGGTGAACGAGGAAGGGACCGAAGCGGCCGCGACGACCGCGGTAACCAGTATGACTTTTACCTGTCCCGCGGTGATGAGCAGGCCGGTCAAATACGTGGACTTCGTCGCCGACCACCCTTTCATGTTCTTGACCAAGGAGGAGCTCACCGGCGTCGTGGTGTTCGCCGGTCTAGTTCTGGATCCTTCGTCGTGA
- the LOC119278515 gene encoding protein SRG1-like, whose translation MERIGDKVISRAEITDAASATFADSTVIPDRYARPDEVRDGVVVGSDESYELPVVDMARLLHPELSEAEIAKLGSACRDWGFFQLTNHGVDETVVQDMKDNTLQFFGLPLEKKKAVAIQANGFEGFGHHYNRASSEKLDWAESLILVTQQHEQRNIQFWPANPSTFRDALDKYSVEMSNLTSRLTVFMASDLGVEQEALMGTFQGKTQSVAFHYYPPCRHPDKVTGITPHHDGLGLTLLLHVDDTPGLQVRKNGRWYPLNPLPGAFVINVGDILQILTNGTYKSAEHRVLPDVEKGRATVVMFQNACVAGMVKPLPELGEATYKAIDHVEYVKGNFSALAEGTRFVDSLKIM comes from the exons ATGGAGCGTATCGGCGACAAGGTGATCAGCAGGGCCGAGATCACGGACGCCGCGTCGGCCACGTTCGCGGACTCCACTGTGATCCCCGACAGGTATGCCCGGCCAGATGAGGTCAGGGACGGGGTCGTCGTCGGCAGCGACGAGAGCTATGAGCTACCGGTTGTAGACATGGCGAGGCTGCTTCACCCGGAGTTGTCGGAAGCCGAGATTGCCAAGCTTGGCTCTGCGTGTCGAGACTGGGGCTTCTTCCAG TTAACAAACCACGGAGTTGATGAAACAGTTGTACAAGATATGAAAGATAACACTCTGCAGTTCTTTGGCTTGCCGCTGGAGAAGAAGAAGGCAGTGGCCATCCAAGCCAATGGCTTCGAAGGGTTTGGACACCACTACAACAGAGCGTCGTCTGAAAAGTTGGACTGGGCAGAGAGCCTAATCCTCGTGACGCAGCAACACGAGCAAAGGAACATTCAGTTTTGGCCTGCCAATCCGTCGACATTTAG GGATGCACTTGACAAGTACTCAGTGGAGATGTCAAATCTCACAAGCCGCCTTACGGTGTTCATGGCGAGTGACCTCGGCGTTGAGCAGGAGGCCCTCATGGGAACCTTCCAGGGCAAGACGCAGAGTGTTGCCTTCCACTACTACCCTCCGTGCCGCCACCCGGACAAGGTGACCGGTATCACGCCGCACCATGACGGCCTCGGCCTGACGCTGCTGCTGCACGTGGATGACACCCCCGGCCTGCAGGTGAGGAAAAACGGCAGGTGGTACCCGCTGAACCCGCTGCCAGGCGCCTTCGTCATCAACGTCGGCGACATTCTCCAGATCCTCACCAATGGCACGTACAAGAGCGCCGAGCACAGGGTGCTGCCGGACGTCGAGAAAGGGCGGGCCACTGTGGTGATGTTTCAGAATGCTTGTGTTGCCGGAATGGTGAAGCCGCTCCCGGAGCTAGGCGAGGCGACGTACAAGGCCATCGACCATGTTGAGTATGTCAAGGGGAACTTCAGCGCGCTGGCTGAAGGGACAAGGTTCGTGGATAGTCTCAAGATCATGTAA